The following proteins come from a genomic window of Sorex araneus isolate mSorAra2 chromosome 1, mSorAra2.pri, whole genome shotgun sequence:
- the AQP11 gene encoding aquaporin-11 isoform X1, whose product MAMPAFWLEVRDTCTSMGLMMSVVLLVGAARVYVRQHVQRAALHAFLLELLATFQLCLCTHELQLLSEQEPPHSSWPLTLIYFFSLVHGLTLAGTSNNPCGLLMQMLLGAMTPSIGLLKLGAQLIGALSSKLCVVGLWNLELARFHDSDRSFVCRSPIQVDLAKAFFVESLCSFIFHSALLHFQEVRATLRIHLLSALITFLVYAGGSLTGAVFNPALALSLHFKCFGEAFFQFLMIYWLAPCLALQATESIPPTWQATYGVLNMPKTVATSLTMETLLVPARANR is encoded by the exons ATGGCGATGCCGGCTTTCTGGCTCGAGGTGCGAGACACCTGCACCTCCATGGGCCTGATGATGTCGGTGGTGCTGCTCGTGGGGGCGGCCCGCGTGTATGTGCGGCAGCATGTGCAGAGGGCCGCGCTGCACGCCTTCCTGCTGGAGCTGCTGGCCACCTTCCAGCTGTGCCTCTGCACGCACGAGCTGCAGCTGCTGAGCGAGCAGGAGCCCCCGCACTCTAGCTGGCCCCTGACGCTCATCTACTTCTTCTCGCTGGTGCATGGGCTGACTCTGGCCGGCACATCCAACAACCCGTGCGGCTTGCTGATGCAGATGCTGCTGGGGGCCATGACCCCCTCAATTGGGCTCCTTAAGCTGGGAGCCCAGCTCATCGGGGCCCTGAGCAGCAAGCTGTGCGTCGTGGGCCTGTGGAACCTGGAGTTGGCCCGCTTCCATGATAGCGACAGGAGCTTCGTTTGCAGGAGCCCCATCCAGGTGGACCTGGCCAAGGCCTTCTTCGTAGAGAGCCTCTGCTCCTTTATCTTCCACAGCGCCCTGCTGCACTTCCAGGAGGTCCGCGCCACGCTGCGCATCCACCTGCTCTCGGCGCTAATCACCTTTTTGGTCTATGCAG GAGGAAGTCTGACCGGAGCTGTATTCAATCCAGCTTTGGCACTTTCACTACATTTCAAGTGTTTCGGTGAAGccttttttcaatttcttatgaTATATTGGCTGGCTCCTTGTTTAG ccctgcaagctaccgagagtatcccgcccacatggcaagctacctatggcgtattgaatatgccaaaaacagtagcaacgagtctcacaatggagacgttactggtgcctgctcgagcaaatcgatga
- the AQP11 gene encoding aquaporin-11 isoform X3: MAMPAFWLEVRDTCTSMGLMMSVVLLVGAARVYVRQHVQRAALHAFLLELLATFQLCLCTHELQLLSEQEPPHSSWPLTLIYFFSLVHGLTLAGTSNNPCGLLMQMLLGAMTPSIGLLKLGAQLIGALSSKLCVVGLWNLELARFHDSDRSFVCRSPIQVDLAKAFFVESLCSFIFHSALLHFQEVRATLRIHLLSALITFLVYAGGSLTGAVFNPALALSLHFKCFGEAFFQFLMIYWLAPCLGVLMVILTFSFFLPWLHNNQRNNKNE, from the exons ATGGCGATGCCGGCTTTCTGGCTCGAGGTGCGAGACACCTGCACCTCCATGGGCCTGATGATGTCGGTGGTGCTGCTCGTGGGGGCGGCCCGCGTGTATGTGCGGCAGCATGTGCAGAGGGCCGCGCTGCACGCCTTCCTGCTGGAGCTGCTGGCCACCTTCCAGCTGTGCCTCTGCACGCACGAGCTGCAGCTGCTGAGCGAGCAGGAGCCCCCGCACTCTAGCTGGCCCCTGACGCTCATCTACTTCTTCTCGCTGGTGCATGGGCTGACTCTGGCCGGCACATCCAACAACCCGTGCGGCTTGCTGATGCAGATGCTGCTGGGGGCCATGACCCCCTCAATTGGGCTCCTTAAGCTGGGAGCCCAGCTCATCGGGGCCCTGAGCAGCAAGCTGTGCGTCGTGGGCCTGTGGAACCTGGAGTTGGCCCGCTTCCATGATAGCGACAGGAGCTTCGTTTGCAGGAGCCCCATCCAGGTGGACCTGGCCAAGGCCTTCTTCGTAGAGAGCCTCTGCTCCTTTATCTTCCACAGCGCCCTGCTGCACTTCCAGGAGGTCCGCGCCACGCTGCGCATCCACCTGCTCTCGGCGCTAATCACCTTTTTGGTCTATGCAG GAGGAAGTCTGACCGGAGCTGTATTCAATCCAGCTTTGGCACTTTCACTACATTTCAAGTGTTTCGGTGAAGccttttttcaatttcttatgaTATATTGGCTGGCTCCTTGTTTAG GTGTATTGATGGTGATCTTGACATTCAGCTTCTTTCTGCCATGGTTGCATAACAACCagaggaataataaaaatgagtga
- the AQP11 gene encoding aquaporin-11 isoform X4, which translates to MAMPAFWLEVRDTCTSMGLMMSVVLLVGAARVYVRQHVQRAALHAFLLELLATFQLCLCTHELQLLSEQEPPHSSWPLTLIYFFSLVHGLTLAGTSNNPCGLLMQMLLGAMTPSIGLLKLGAQLIGALSSKLCVVGLWNLELARFHDSDRSFVCRSPIQVDLAKAFFVESLCSFIFHSALLHFQEVRATLRIHLLSALITFLVYAGGSLTGAVFNPALALSLHFKCFGEAFFQFLMIYWLAPCLGRRRYSTAWTVCFEVKRAR; encoded by the exons ATGGCGATGCCGGCTTTCTGGCTCGAGGTGCGAGACACCTGCACCTCCATGGGCCTGATGATGTCGGTGGTGCTGCTCGTGGGGGCGGCCCGCGTGTATGTGCGGCAGCATGTGCAGAGGGCCGCGCTGCACGCCTTCCTGCTGGAGCTGCTGGCCACCTTCCAGCTGTGCCTCTGCACGCACGAGCTGCAGCTGCTGAGCGAGCAGGAGCCCCCGCACTCTAGCTGGCCCCTGACGCTCATCTACTTCTTCTCGCTGGTGCATGGGCTGACTCTGGCCGGCACATCCAACAACCCGTGCGGCTTGCTGATGCAGATGCTGCTGGGGGCCATGACCCCCTCAATTGGGCTCCTTAAGCTGGGAGCCCAGCTCATCGGGGCCCTGAGCAGCAAGCTGTGCGTCGTGGGCCTGTGGAACCTGGAGTTGGCCCGCTTCCATGATAGCGACAGGAGCTTCGTTTGCAGGAGCCCCATCCAGGTGGACCTGGCCAAGGCCTTCTTCGTAGAGAGCCTCTGCTCCTTTATCTTCCACAGCGCCCTGCTGCACTTCCAGGAGGTCCGCGCCACGCTGCGCATCCACCTGCTCTCGGCGCTAATCACCTTTTTGGTCTATGCAG GAGGAAGTCTGACCGGAGCTGTATTCAATCCAGCTTTGGCACTTTCACTACATTTCAAGTGTTTCGGTGAAGccttttttcaatttcttatgaTATATTGGCTGGCTCCTTGTTTAG